A single window of Drosophila suzukii chromosome 3, CBGP_Dsuzu_IsoJpt1.0, whole genome shotgun sequence DNA harbors:
- the LOC108020822 gene encoding uncharacterized protein, which translates to MPTIMFWSLISCNLKCSNVLPCVKNDDVNDVSGCCALDTESWLLVAES; encoded by the coding sequence ATGCCAACAATTATGTTTTGGAGTCTCATTAGTTGCAACTTAAAGTGTTCTAATGTGTTGCCGTGTGTGAAGAACGATGACGTTAATGATGTAAGCGGCTGCTGTGCTCTGGATACTGAAAGCTGGTTGCTGGTTGCTGAAAGCTGA
- the beat-IIb gene encoding uncharacterized protein beat-IIb, producing MWQTLSTFSTSLRATQTAAAPAAATPATCNCSCNLENAEMPSHMLPSPDIATTAMRRCCCRTKITRSSSSNNSCNYSGNILQWLLLLCLLCDFGQAALRDVNLLVQPPAVRRGQSVALRCDYQLEEAPLYSIKFYRGQMEFYRYTPGEYPHTKVFQFPGIRVDENGSNATMVLIRNVSFTLSGLFSCEVTADAPLYSTATAYAHMQVVEFPEKRPSLFTEHTRYEPGDVLRANCSTLGSRPRADLRFTINNIPVGTEETQYIRSVENLIASRLSLKLQLQAIHFVAGLSGHGNGNGNGNGNGNGNGLTNALHQGGGGGGLVLRCTAQIGDLYQEYKEIELGTPQKDPVPARVTLSSGSGLRGFLETYFATSSARSAFRGAPGFSGGVAICLATMLTQLITGS from the exons ATGTGGCAGACACTATCAACTTTTAGCACATCACTCAGAGCAAcacaaacagcagcagcaccagcagcagcaacaccagcaactTGCAACTGCAGTTGCAACTTGGAAAACGCGGAAATGCCAAGTCACATGTTGCCATCACCAGACATCGCGACAACAGCAATGCGTAGGTGTTGCTGTCGCACAAAAATCacccgcagcagcagcagcaacaatagTTGCAACTACAGCGGCAACATCCTGCAATGGCTATTGCTACTGTGCCTTCTCTGTG ATTTCGGGCAGGCGGCGCTGCGTGACGTGAATCTGCTGGTGCAGCCACCGGCGGTTCGAAGGGGTCAATCGGTGGCCCTGCGGTGCGATTACCAGCTGGAAGAGGCACCCCTGTACTCCATTAAGTTCTATCGCGGCCAGATGGAATTCTACCGCTACACACCGGGCGAGTATCCCCACACCAAGGTCTTTCAGTTCCCCGGCATCCGAGTGGAC GAGAACGGCTCGAATGCCACCATGGTGCTCATCCGCAACGTTAGCTTCACCCTGTCCGGACTATTCAGCTGCGAGGTTACGGCGGATGCACCGCTCTATTCCACCGCCACCGCCTACGCCCATATGCAAGTTGTGG aaTTTCCGGAAAAGCGTCCGAGTCTTTTTACAGAACACACGCGCTATGAACCCGGTGATGTTTTGCGAGCCAACTGCAGTACTCTGGGCTCTCGTCCTCGAGCTGACCTTCGTTTTACCATCAACAATATACCC GTTGGCACGGAGGAAACACAGTACATTCGATCGGTCGAGAACCTGATTGCATCCCGGCTCAGTCTGAAGCTGCAGCTGCAGGCGATTCACTTTGTGGCCGGCCTCAGTGGCCATGGAAATGGGAATGGTAATGGCAATGGAAATGGCAACGGCAATGGCCTCACAAACGCATTGCACCAGGGAGGCGGGGGCGGTGGACTCGTCCTGCGTTGCACGGCGCAAATTGGCGATCTCTATCAGGAGTACAAGGAAATCGAGCTGGGCACACCGCAAAAGGATCCGGTGCCGGCAAGAG TGACGCTGTCGTCGGGATCCGGACTCCGTGGCTTCTTGGAGACCTATTTCGCAACATCCTCGGCCCGCAGCGCCTTTCGGGGGGCGCCGGGCTTTTCGGGGGGCGTGGCCATCTGCCTGGCCACCATGTTAACCCAACTAATTACTGGTAGCTAA